Proteins encoded within one genomic window of Glycine soja cultivar W05 chromosome 1, ASM419377v2, whole genome shotgun sequence:
- the LOC114423497 gene encoding uncharacterized protein LOC114423497, whose protein sequence is MGAFIFLFLLCVFCFQSKVTYATRCGDAGPEIHYPYQIKGQQQQHKSLPGFELLCKDNLTTIHFPSYGDLVVKSISYDTKNIHLLDPKNCAHHVFLNLNLSLTPFHYFYVLKNYTYLNCSTTLPHPLVEVPCLSASSYHVYTVDPAVPVPGSCDGVKTVAIPFAYSPYLSDKSLGLRLTWHLREPLDNEAAVNRTRGSYKSRNIVIGSSICVFVMAMLLLISMKVRGATRNLHQKEGQLLQS, encoded by the exons ATGGGTGCATTCATCTTCCTTTTCCTCTTGTGTGTTTTCTGCTTCCAAAGTAAGGTGACCTATGCTACAAGGTGTGGAGATGCAGGCCCTGAAATCCACTATCCATATCAGATAAAAGGTCAACAGCAGCAGCATAAGTCCCTTCCTGGTTTTGAGCTTCTTTGCAAAGACAACCTCACCACTATCCACTTTCCATCTTATGGTGATTTGGTAGTGAAGTCCATTTCCTATGACACCAAAAACATTCACCTCCTTGACCCCAAAAACTGTGCCCATCATGTCTTTCTCAACCTCAATCTCTCCCTCACACCGTTCCACTATTTTTATGTTCTGAAAAACTACACATACCTCAATTGCTCCACCACCCTTCCACATCCTCTCGTGGAGGTTCCGTGTTTAAGTGCTTCAAGCTATCATGTATACACAGTTGACCCTGCAGTGCCTGTGCCGGGTTCATGTGATGGAGTCAAAACCGTAGCCATTCCTTTTGCATATAGCCCTTATCTCTCAGACAAAAGTCTTGGTCTTAGATTAACATGGCACTTGCGTGAACCTCTAGACAACGAAGCAGCAGTGAACCGGACTAGAGGTTCCTACAAATCGCGTAATATAg TTATAGGCTCTAGCATCTGTGTTTTCGTGATGGCCATGCTATTGCTTATAAGCATGAAGGTTCGTGGTGCCACGAGGAACCTCCATCAGAAAGAAGGACAGTTATTGCAGAGCTAA